One Littorina saxatilis isolate snail1 linkage group LG10, US_GU_Lsax_2.0, whole genome shotgun sequence DNA window includes the following coding sequences:
- the LOC138979203 gene encoding uncharacterized protein, translated as MEKQIFVNLCVFLSISGLAGAVSITDCESTRRYVPGGLRHTFDCYFSGYTTSNIKWTVVKDDGTTMNLGTCNPVCNTNTPHSAILQLKDRAYGNYHSSLRYFFRLLIKATGSKFDGNLTCTETFANGNVESASCTQKAVRIRAYQKEIRVHEKYGSSAYCYEQRQPGSTVTWTLVTYSGHNIDLGNCTSSGTCLPLYPNVTLTRRVGRHSSIIGFSNWQRDMGGQLLCSYTKDGVKETENMTLTVFSPATIDNCSVEISQRNWTAILSCEVTRVFYRSGEYTYKLGMTRKVPKGSYTGTSIYIFDDRKSYRDALTAYTDSTNNQTYYRGRLVISWPFSDVFFTYYSYPNVQLEFEYTVYNQHIDGIGIC; from the exons GAGCCGTGTCCATCACTGACTGTGAAAGTACCAGAAGATACGTCCCCGGAGGTTTACGTCATACCTTTGATTGTTACTTCTCTGGTTACACGACCAGTAACATCAAATGGACCGTTGTCAAGGATGACGGGACGACAATGAATCTCGGCACATGTAATCCTGTCTGTAATACTAATACGCCTCACAGTGCGATTCTGCAGCTTAAGGACAGAGCTTATGGCAACTATCATTCTTCCCTTCGTTATTTCTTTCGTCTGTTAATTAAAGCCACAGGCAGCAAGTTTGACGGCAACTTGACATGCACGGAGACCTTTGCAAACGGGAATGTGGAGTCGGCCAGCTGcacacagaaagcagtca GAATCCGCGCGTATCAGAAAGAGATTAGAGTCCATGAGAAGTATGGTTCATCGGCTTATTGTTACGAGCAAAGACAGCCTGGCAGCACAGTGACTTGGACTCTGGTCACCTACTCTGGACACAACATAGACCTTGGCAACTGCACAAGTAGTGGCACCTGCCTTCCACTGTACCCCAACGTTACGCTTACACGCCGTGTCGGAAGACACAGCAGCATAATAGGGTTCAGTAATTGGCAGCGAGACATGGGGGGTCAATTGCTTTGTTCATACACCAAGGACGGAGTGAAGGAGACAGAAAACATGACACTGACTGTTTTCA GCCCTGCTACAATCGACAACTGCAGTGTTGAAATCAGTCAACGAAACTGGACGGCCATCCTCTCCTGTGAAGTGACACGGGTGTTTTACAGATCGGGGGAATACACGTATAAGCTGGGGATGACGCGTAAG GTACCGAAAGGCTCGTACACCGGCACCTCTATCTACATTTTTGACGATCGCAAGTCGTACCGCGACGCTCTAACAGCCTACACAGACAGCACCAACAACCAGACGTACTACAGAGGGCGACTGGTCATCTCCTGGCCTTTTTCCGATGTTTTCTTCACCTACTACTCCTACCCAAACGTCCAGCTTGAGTTTGAGTACACTGTGTACAACCAGCACATCGATGGAATCGGTATTTGTTAG